In Kazachstania africana CBS 2517 chromosome 4, complete genome, the following are encoded in one genomic region:
- the SAE3 gene encoding Sae3p (similar to Saccharomyces cerevisiae SAE3 (YHR079C-A); ancestral locus Anc_5.369), giving the protein MDKQIEKRNEQVQELRNKCKELEKEFEILCQQNGSTHTPGELKVLHIRRLKEYNELRDTGLRLVQIIAGEKQCKLKEVFDEMGFDMEDR; this is encoded by the exons atGGACAAACAAattgagaaaagaaatgaacaAGTGCAGGAACTTAGAAACAAATGCAAGGAACTCGAGAAGGAATTTGAGATACTTTGCCAGCAAAATGGTAG TACACATACGCCAGGAGAACTTAAGGTCCTTCACATTAGGAGATTGAAGGAATACAATGAGCTCAGAGATACAGGACTAAGGTTGGTGCAAATAATTGCTGGAGAAAAACAGTGCAAATTGAAGGAGGTTTTCGATGAAATGGGGTTTGACATGGAAGATCGTTAA
- the LAM4 gene encoding Lam4p (similar to Saccharomyces cerevisiae YSP2 (YDR326C) and YHR080C; ancestral locus Anc_5.370) yields the protein MAKGKNNSFHHHKRKAFLKALGIKHDKDKVRSKGKDIRTVPMERSAGIFTDIPIPDVHETSHTNDMEVLRDYNMSNFNTKGYFNIPIKIELDKNNSLSRTTSLKSTSKNPSAKQEAETRIATTNAGGTYQNIFGTFFTKTQNGQESSGQTREGTKMGNGNLLLDTVARDTLLTSKEDPTHSSMREDSKSRPTTLTPSKLLNSSESDLTKVLTESKRIGSAAAAADDDDNDDVLPHRRSLDAKSLLSQKKQHHKSFSSSGINNTDRKGRSPSTSLSKPLRKRSFSPSTIGMKVFPLPSNALKYSINKVKTGADVTKRSSSNFFPSPSFDFDTPGLDNDDQEEDIYTGLKDISFASERKNKEFHAIFKNAPPEERLVEDHGCALSKDILLHGKLYIAEFSIYFYSNILGFITTVVIPFKEIVQMEKRTTAAIFPNAISIDTLQTKYLFASFLSRDLVFDTITEIWNQSVLERRMNTVDNDKNETNSTASEDLYSNNDDMTDVTSTEDIQNGKQHRRHRSKSTGTISDSIPCLGPKTHPPTSFDHTPNDNERLTLETVIHAPLGQIVNILFGNDTSPLIDILKAQKNYDISSIPKIIDTKSRSYNYVKPINGSIGPNKTKCVISEKLDNYDLEDYVQMTQITKNPDVPSGNAFQVKMVYLLCWDSNNGTKLAIYTSVEWSGKSWIRGAIEKGTFDGVSDTTKTMVSEINRMLKDKKWKKPTAEVVAFEGEQEEEEEEEEEANGLPRLEPFTHAATKADIVKEKNDVVIDENVNIPASLGTVYQLLFGDDTSYLKSIIEKQDNFNLSDIPRFNNDCREYDYIKRLGGSIGPKQTKCFITETIEHKDMNTYILVKQISKTPDVPSGNSFSVQSKIYLSWGQNNTTNYSVVTSVVWSGKSFLKSAIEKGSIDGQKATNKILVDELRNIIINATTKKKSRKRKLAKTKKVSKAGEGIEITIEQPTVVEHPSLEGKLVSLAKTASELFTNTSIKTIITTFTALFIFISILRPMFMNKTQQNYNIMRPGKILIDGNEYDFVPSLRTIYQVYENDITRRGNAQGARYQVEGSIWDWINDRGDTELHHNIMERERKVQKEELDQKTRVQGLLDAISVASAQIEEMKQRVNELQKNVDDS from the coding sequence ATGGCTAAAGGCAAAAATAACTCTTTCCATCACCACAAAAGAAAAGCTTTTCTGAAAGCCCTTGGCATAAAACATGACAAGGACAAGGTACGATCTAAGGGAAAAGATATAAGAACGGTTCCAATGGAGAGAAGTGCCGGTATATTTACTGATATACCCATACCGGATGTTCATGAAACTTCACATACTAATGATATGGAAGTCTTGAGAGATTATAACATGTCAAATTTTAACACTAAAGGCTATTTCAATATCCCCATCAAGATAGAATTGGATAAAAATAACAGTCTAAGTAGGACAACGTCGTTAAAATCTACGTCCAAAAATCCCAGCGCCAAACAGGAAGCAGAAACTAGGATTGCCACTACCAATGCAGGTGGAACTTACCAGAACATTTTTGGGACTTTTTTCACCAAGACACAAAATGGACAGGAGTCGTCTGGACAGACCCGTGAAGGAACAAAAATGGGTAACGGTAATCTGCTCTTGGATACCGTTGCAAGAGATACATTGTTAACTTCCAAAGAGGATCCCACACATTCTAGTATGAGAGAAGACAGTAAGAGTAGGCCCACAACATTGACgccatcaaaattattgaattcgTCAGAAAGTGATTTGACAAAAGTACTGACAGAGTCTAAAAGAATTGGctctgctgctgctgctgctgatgatgatgataatgatgatgttcTACCTCATAGACGGTCATTAGACGCGAAATCTTTATTGTCTCAAAAGAAGCAGCACcataaatcattttctagTTCTGGAATCAATAACACTGATAGAAAGGGTAGATCGCCTTCTACAAGCTTGTCCAAACCCTTACGAAAAAGATCATTTTCTCCATCCACGATTGGAATGAAGGTTTTCCCACTCCCCTCGAATGCACTCAAGTATTCCATAAATAAAGTTAAAACAGGCGCTGACGTTACAAAAAGATCTTCTAGTAACTTCTTTCCTTCACCCTCATTTGATTTCGATACCCCAGGGCTAGATAATGATGATCAAGAGGAAGATATTTATACTGGATTAAAAGACATATCGTTTGCCTCTGAACGGAAAAACAAGGAATTCCACGCCATATTCAAGAATGCACCACCGGAGGAGAGATTGGTCGAGGACCACGGCTGTGCATTGTCGAAGGACATATTATTACATGGTAAATTATACATTGCAGAGTTTAGTATCTACTTCTACTCGAATATCCTTGGATTTATCACAACTGTAGTGATACCATTCAAAGAGATAGTACAAATGGAGAAAAGAACTACAGCGGCAATTTTCCCAAATGCAATTTCTATTGATACATTACAAACAAAGTACTTGTTTGCCTCGTTTCTTTCAAGAGACTTAGTATTTGATACAATAACAGAAATCTGGAATCAAAGTGTCCTCGAAAGGAGAATGAATACTGTAGATAACGATAAAAACGAAACAAACTCAACAGCCTCGGAAGATTTGTACTCGAACAACGATGATATGACCGACGTCACATCTACTGAGGATATACAGAACGGAAAACAACATCGTCGTCACCGCAGTAAATCTACAGGAACGATAAGTGATTCCATTCCGTGCCTGGGCCCTAAAACACATCCTCCAACCAGCTTTGACCATACACCAAATGATAATGAGAGATTGACTCTTGAAACCGTCATACATGCGCCACTGGGCCAGATTGTTAATATACTATTTGGTAACGATACATCCCCATTAATTGACATATTAAAAGCACAGAAAAATTACGACATTTCTTCAATACCCAAGATTATAGATACGAAATCTCGTTCATACAACTACGTTAAGCCAATAAATGGATCCATAGGGCCAAACAAGACAAAATGTGTCATAAGCGAAAAGCTGGACAACTATGATTTAGAAGATTATGTCCAAATGACACAAATAACGAAAAATCCTGATGTACCTTCTGGAAATGCCTTTCAAGTAAAAATGGTGTATTTGCTGTGTTGGGATAGTAATAATGGTACAAAATTAGCGATCTATACTTCTGTTGAATGGTCTGGGAAATCATGGATAAGAGGTGCTATTGAGAAAGGTACATTTGATGGTGTTTCTGATACTACAAAGACAATGGTTAGTGAAATTAATAGAATGTTAAAAGAcaaaaaatggaagaagCCTACTGCGGAAGTGGTCGCTTTTGAAGGCGAacaggaagaagaagaagaggaggaggaggaggcTAATGGTTTACCTCGCTTAGAACCTTTCACTCACGCGGCCACTAAAGCAGATAttgtcaaagaaaaaaatgacgttgtaattgatgaaaatgtaaATATTCCGGCTTCATTAGGCACAGTTTATCAACTATTGTTTGGTGATGACACTTCCTATTTAAAGTCAATCATTGAAAAGCAAGACAACTTCAATTTATCAGATATTCCAAGGTTCAATAATGATTGCAGAGAATATGATTATATTAAAAGGTTAGGAGGCTCAATAGGACCTAAGCAAACGAAATGTTTCATAACAGAGACTATAGAACATAAGGATATGAACACATATATCTTGGTAAAGCAAATTTCCAAAACTCCCGATGTTCCATCAGGTAATAGTTTTTCAGTACAAAGTAAAATTTACCTGTCATGGGGTCAAAATAATACGACAAACTATAGTGTTGTCACCAGTGTCGTTTGGTCAGGGaaatcttttttgaaaagcgCCATTGAGAAAGGCTCTATTGATGGTCAAAAGGCCactaataaaatattagtCGATGAGTTAAGGAATATCATAATTAATGCAActacaaagaagaagtcaagaaagagaaagctTGCAAAAACGAAGAAAGTATCTAAAGCGGGAGaaggaattgaaattaCTATCGAACAACCAACTGTGGTGGAACATCCTTCTCTAGAAGGCAAATTGGTATCTTTGGCGAAAACTGCTTCCGAATTGTTTACCAACACATCAATCAAGACAATTATTACTACCTTTACTGCactattcatttttatttcaatacTGAGACCAATGTTTATGAATAAAACACAGCAAAATTACAATATAATGAGACCTGGTAAAATCCTTATTGATGGGAACGAGTACGATTTTGTCCCAAGTTTAAGGACTATATACCAAGTCTacgaaaatgatattacaAGGCGTGGCAATGCTCAGGGTGCACGTTATCAAGTCGAGGGGTCAATTTGGGATTGGATTAACGATCGTGGTGATACGGAATTGCATCACAATATAATGGAACGAGAACGGAAAGTGCAAAAAGAGGAGCTCGATCAAAAGACTAGGGTTCAGGGCTTACTCGATGCTATTAGTGTGGCTAGTGCTCaaatagaagaaatgaagCAGAGAGTAAACgaattgcaaaaaaatgTAGATGATTCTTAG
- the IRE1 gene encoding bifunctional endoribonuclease/protein kinase IRE1 (similar to Saccharomyces cerevisiae IRE1 (YHR079C); ancestral locus Anc_5.368), which yields MKISSRKFFLLSFFILLFLGDTVSCWSFSRANKESLFGSKRLQSKSILPLEGVLQSDTYSTLDNLYPSLSSSILNVELENAKVEPTRISEQKGSTDVNNQQYGEPLNSLTHPSLSRRSIDKLSLTNILIAADIEGGLHALNRETGKVLWSIDALQFQPLIDIKEPPRERTNEILIVEPYGDGNIYYFNVHQGLQKIPVSISQLIATSPMHLKTDIVIDELGNYIEDEKIYTGSRKTIMYNLNILNGEILSTFGSGAENKNCDNILNNSIDNLKIGKTVYQLGIHSKDGSSYNVTYAAWQQNFLDIHLGAENSISKDGIYIAPFRDKSLLAIDSNFKIAKWVSPDFPGIIIAVYDVFYDTNSKENLIVPHPFHTLDKTSADLHNVYLQQTENRSWAALSNDNFPSLVRAAPISKYASSERWRVSSIFENEDLFKTAVTGVHTLKNVEYEQMVESQPEQVVQGLPYKSALLLEPTANALAVELRDEKMQALERYISPEEIEAYRVKVQEQITKELLQQSQQPFLHQFGNFIYKIVEGGLIFYYLIFLGVLQKIKVMPPLHILLEKAGLFPAEELSIQNVEINEDKLNDQVNISDNVSDDKSSNHEQTSLSKNANNYSILHQDNPEIENMENDHEPHTNEKEKRKRGSRGGKKNKRKQSETTELLEFEHDLKNLVVTDKILGYGSSGTIVFQGTFQGRPVAVKRMLIDFCDVAYREIKLLTESDDHANVIRYYCSETTKKFLYIALELCTATLQDLVELKQPSYGLRELQRESNPINIIQQIALGVAHLHSLKIIHRDLKPQNILVGTTKRYIAGHETDKEILRMLISDFGLCKKLDTDQSSFRTNMNNPAGTTGWRAPELLNESATKILETINEKGDMIVDPASTNSVTSTDSFYDPFTKQRLTRAIDIFSLGCIFFYVLSRGNHPFGDKYIREANIIQGKYDLSALRKSLRDRSLVIEATDLISKMIDNDPRARPAADDVLKHPLFWPTSKKLSFLLKVSDRFEVERRDPPSELLLKLESVSKNVITNADWSSKFDKSFLDNLGKYRKYNMDKLMDLLRALRNKYHHFMDLPEDLSEIMGPIPDGFYDYFSKRFPNLLMEIYHITREVLEDDQMLNEFF from the coding sequence ATGAAGATTTCCAGCAGGAAATTTTTCCtcctttcatttttcatattacTTTTCTTAGGTGATACAGTATCATGCTGGAGTTTCTCTCGAGCTAACAAGGAATCTTTATTTGGCTCCAAAAGGCTTCAATCAAAGTCTATCCTTCCATTAGAAGGAGTACTACAAAGTGATACTTATTCGACCTTAGATAATTTATACCCAAGTCTATCCAGCTCTATTTTAAATGTGGAATTAGAAAATGCGAAGGTTGAACCAACACGAATATCTGAACAGAAGGGCAGTACCGATGTCAATAACCAACAATACGGCGAaccattgaattcattgaCACATCCATCCCTCAGTAGGAGATCTATAGACAAACTTTCTTTGACTAATATCCTTATTGCTGCGGATATTGAGGGAGGTTTACATGCATTGAATAGAGAAACTGGTAAGGTTCTTTGGTCAATTGATGCATTACAATTTCAACCATTGATTGATATAAAAGAGCCTCCAAGAGAACGtacaaatgaaatattaaTCGTAGAACCATACGGAGATGGTAacatttattatttcaacGTACATCAAGGATTACAGAAAATACCAGTTTCTATAAGCCAACTAATCGCAACTTCTCCAATGCACTTGAAAACTGATATTGTCATTGATGAACTAGGAAACTACATTGAGGATGAAAAGATTTATACAGGGTCGAGAAAAACTATTATGTATAATTTAAACATTTTGAATGGAGAAATATTGTCCACCTTTGGTTCAGGAGCAGAAAATAAGAATTGTGATAACATCCTAAACAATTccattgataatttgaaaattggtaaaaCAGTATATCAACTAGGAATCCATTCAAAAGATGGTTCCTCTTATAACGTCACTTACGCAGCCTGGcaacaaaatttcttaGACATTCATTTGGGAGCAGAAAATTCCATATCTAAAGATGGGATTTATATAGCACCTTTCAGGGATAAATCACTACTTGCTATCGattctaatttcaaaattgcGAAGTGGGTATCGCCCGATTTTCCAGGAATTATTATAGCAGTCTATGATGTATTTTATGACACAAATtctaaagaaaatttgattgttcCTCATCCCTTTCATACGTTAGATAAAACAAGCGCTGATTTGCATAATGTGTATCTTCAACAAACGGAAAATCGTTCCTGGGCAGCATTGTCAAACGACAACTTCCCGTCCTTAGTTAGAGCAGCACCGATTTCTAAATATGCCTCTAGTGAAAGGTGGAGAGTTTCTtctatatttgaaaatgaggaTTTGTTTAAGACGGCTGTCACAGGTGTACATACTTTGAAGAATGTTGAATATGAACAAATGGTTGAGAGTCAACCGGAGCAAGTAGTACAAGGTCTCCCTTACAAGTCAGCCTTATTACTCGAACCAACAGCGAATGCTCTGGCCGTCGAATTAAGAGATGAAAAAATGCAAGCATTAGAAAGATATATTTCTCCGGAGGAAATAGAAGCGTATAGAGTTAAAGTTCAAGAACAAATTACTAAGGAACTATTGCAGCAAAGCCAACAACCGTTTTTACACCAATTTGGTAATTTCATATACAAAATTGTTGAAGGTggattaattttttattatcttatttttttgggAGTCCTACAAAAAATCAAGGTGATGCCTCCATTACACattttattggaaaaagCAGGTCTTTTCCCAGCTGAAGAATTATCTATTCAGAATgttgaaatcaatgaagacaaattgaatgatcAAGTTAATATAAGTGATAATGTTTCAGATGATAAATCAAGTAATCATGAGCAAACCAGCTTATCTAAAAATGCTAACAATTACTCAATCTTACATCAAGATAATCCtgaaatagaaaatatggaaaatgATCATGAACCACAtactaatgaaaaagaaaaaagaaaaagaggtTCCAGAGGTGGTAAGAAAAATAAGCGGAAACAGTCCGAGACGACAGAACTACTCGAATTTGAGCACGATCTTAAAAATCTTGTTGTTACCGACAAGATTCTTGGTTATGGGTCTTCAGGTACAATTGTCTTCCAAGGAACTTTCCAAGGTAGACCAGTGGCAGTAAAAAGAATGCTAATAGATTTTTGTGATGTTGCATACCgtgaaattaaattattgaCCGAAAGCGATGACCATGCAAACGTAATTAGATATTACTGTTCAGAAActaccaaaaaatttttatacATTGCATTAGAACTCTGTACGGCTACATTACAAGATTTGGTTGAGTTGAAACAACCTTCTTATGGGCTAAGAGAACTTCAAAGGGAATCAAATCCAATAAATATCATACAACAAATAGCATTAGGCGTCGCACATCTGCATTCgctaaaaataattcataGAGATTTAAAACCTCAAAATATTCTAGTTGGAACTACAAAAAGGTACATTGCTGGCCATGAAACCGATAAGGAAATACTAAGAATGTTAATTTCAGATTTTGGTCTGTGCAAGAAGCTGGATACCGATCAATCTTCTTTTAGAACTAATATGAACAATCCTGCGGGTACTACAGGATGGAGGGCACCAGAACTATTGAATGAATCTGCAACCAAAATATTGGAAACCATAAATGAAAAGGGGGATATGATCGTAGATCCCGCCAGTACTAACTCAGTTACTTCCACAGATTCTTTTTACGACCCATTTACTAAACAGAGGTTGACGAGAGCTATTGATATCTTCTCCTTAGGttgcattttcttttatgtATTATCTAGGGGTAATCATCCTTTCGGAGACAAATACATTCGTGAGGCAAATATCATTCAAGGAAAATATGACTTAAGTGCCTTAAGGAAAAGCCTTAGGGACAGGTCTTTAGTCATTGAAGCGACAGATTTAATCTCAAAAATGATTGACAACGATCCAAGGGCTAGACCAGCGGCTGATGATGTTTTGAAGCATCCGCTATTCTGGCCAACATCCAagaaattatcatttttattaaaagtGAGTGATAGATTTGAAGTAGAAAGGAGAGATCCACCCAGTGAATTACTTTTGAAGCTCGAAAgtgtttcaaaaaatgtcaTTACCAATGCTGATTGGTCTTCGAAATTCGATAAATCCTTTCTGGACAATTTGGGAAAGTACAGAAAATATAACATGGATAAATTGATGGATCTTCTACGGGCTTTAAGAAATAAATATCACCACTTCATGGATTTACCTGAAGACTTAAGCGAAATCATGGGTCCTATCCCAGATGGCTTTTATGATTATTTCAGTAAAAGATTTCCTAATTTATTGATGGAAATTTACCATATTACCAGGGAAGTTCTGGAAGATGATCAAATGcttaatgaatttttttga
- the LRP1 gene encoding Lrp1p (similar to Saccharomyces cerevisiae LRP1 (YHR081W); ancestral locus Anc_5.373), with translation MDQDIKAIKPYISHLKKQLALLKPQIDKLTKIKLDERLISTGSEMERLKLINTYLYVLNSLLFALAKLTGVKDVSMIMQELNRVKEHIDEEKAIESKLLNIRVKEQSTKDKVESEINNILNKPSISTKNFEKKNTHIKFENKDTKVSSAAKKITKPKRKNDRKQ, from the coding sequence ATGGACCAGGATATCAAAGCTATTAAACCATATATATCgcatttgaaaaagcaaCTGGCTCTTTTAAAACCACAGATTGATAAACTTaccaaaattaaattagATGAAAGGTTAATTTCAACAGGTTCCGAAATGGAAAGACTCAAATTAATAAACACATATCTTTATGTGCTGAATTCCTTACTGTTTGCTCTTGCCAAACTTACTGGTGTTAAAGACGTTAGTATGATTATGCAAGAATTGAACCGTGTCAAAGAACATATAGATGAGGAAAAGGCAATAGAGTCAAAATTACTCAATATACGAGTGAAAGAACAATCTACAAAGGATAAAGTTGAATCAGAAATTAACAATATACTCAACAAACCTTCCATAAGtaccaaaaattttgagaaaaagaatacgcatataaaatttgaaaataaagatactAAGGTTTCTTCTGCAGCTaagaaaataacaaaacctaagagaaaaaatgatagaaaacagtaa
- the KAFR0D04750 gene encoding uncharacterized protein (similar to Saccharomyces cerevisiae YHR078W; ancestral locus Anc_5.365), with translation MEQLVTLFILVFSAYFVFRGSYNFVWFKVNVLFDNISLHCDEDFDSLSTNLKGKLNEYKDTFIQKFYSEYSISSKKMVESIRILFSIAAVSYVITMEIVLRQIRIASSETKFDFITNWIWPFTSMMLSLILILIQPFFIFISLLNKFYNDTFDMDRLVMVTSAILFVCITTLALVNLGPFQYTSNILTRLSIGGVTIMAMLSGIACASTLYYTYLFIKNRSKRKYLPISSTAADSIQNRKLLLWSNRSRFHEKLDYYQNQVRENIATLESLDKENDESYKFKNDHLLEKISIYQVEISHLQDAINEPSHVTYIKRCFEFMFLIYCAHKVIFTFTRKIPLILIHLINHPKDYEFQYFDNLSDPLAVTFANILDFFLFHFNYQHDLDSLTNQISLLLSASLFIMSLSTVNTTISFILALLPAKFQLLAVFAMQSTENVNELPLYKSQVTTRKGPSIIKNLLVSELTGVYVVATILMIRSNLPFEVASSLKYSLGDKFTIPSIVIDCWFDQIYGIFCILTIAFIKLAERTLLLRSKPTKLSTRMSPN, from the coding sequence ATGGAACAGTTAGTGACACTTTTTATATTGGTTTTTTCTGCATATTTTGTCTTCCGTGGTTCCTACAATTTTGTATGGTTTAAGGTAAATGTGTTGTTCGATAACATATCGCTTCATTGTGATGAGGATTTTGACTCTCTTTCCACCAATTTGAAAGGTAAATTAAATGAGTATAAGGACACGTTTATCCAGAAATTTTACAGTGAATATTCCATTTCCTCGAAAAAGATGGTTGAATCGATAcgaatattattttcaatcGCTGCTGTTTCCTACGTTATTACCATGGAAATTGTACTCCGACAAATTAGAATTGCTAGCAGTGAGACGAAGTTTGATTTTATAACGAATTGGATATGGCCTTTCACATCTATGATGCTTTCTCTGATTCTAATTCTAATTcaaccatttttcattttcattagtttactcaataaattttataatgatACCTTCGATATGGATAGACTAGTCATGGTTACAAGCGCTATCCTTTTTGTATGCATTACCACACTAGCGTTAGTCAATTTAGGACCATTTCAATATACTTCAAATATCCTAACTAGACTTTCAATCGGCGGAGTCACTATTATGGCCATGCTGTCAGGTATAGCATGTGCTTCGACTCTATACTACACTTACctatttattaaaaatagAAGTAAAAGGAAATATCTTCCCATAAGCAGCACAGCGGCTGACAGTATCCAAAATAGGAAACTACTACTCTGGTCCAACAGAAGTCGGTTTCATGAAAAGTTGGactattatcaaaatcagGTCAGGGAGAATATTGCCACTTTGGAATCCCtagataaagaaaatgatgaatccTATAAGTTTAAAAATGACCATTTATTGGAGAAAATTAGTATTTACCaagttgaaatttcacATTTACAAGACGCCATAAATGAACCATCCCATGTTACATATATTAAACGATGTTTTGAATTTATGTTCCTAATTTATTGTGCACATAAAGTCATTTTCACTTTCACAAGAAAGATTCCGTTGATTCTCATTCACTTAATAAATCATCCAAAGGATTATGAGTTCCAATATTTCGATAACTTATCAGATCCTTTGGCAGTTACATTCGCGAATATATTAGATTTTTTCCTATTCCATTTTAATTACCAACATGATTTAGATTCACTGACAAATCAAATATCACTTTTACTTTCTGCTTCGCTTTTCATCATGTCATTATCCACTGTAAATACCACAATTTCATTCATATTAGCATTACTTCCGGCAAAGTTTCAACTATTGGCTGTTTTTGCTATGCAAAGTACAGAAAATGTAAACGAGTTACCTTTGTATAAGTCTCAAGTGACAACTAGAAAAGGTCCATCCATTATCAAAAACCTTTTAGTATCTGAACTAACTGGAGTCTATGTTGTAGCAACTATTTTAATGATCAGATCAAATTTACCCTTTGAGGTAGCATCATCATTGAAGTACTCTTTGGGCGATAAATTTACAATACCGAGTATAGTAATAGATTGCTGGTTTGATCAGATATATGGCATATTCTGTATCCTAACAATTGCATTTATTAAGTTAGCAGAAAGAACTTTACTACTGAGAAGTAAACCAACCAAATTATCCACCCGCATGTCCCCAAACTAA